ACACAGCAAATGTTGAGTATCTGAAGGGTCCCGCCGGATCTATCACGATTCATAACTGCCGTGTGATTCACGGTTCCAAACCGAATCTTTCCGACCAAGGACGACCGTTATTACTGAACATCTATTCGTCAGCCGATGCCTTCACCTACACTGCCAATCCGCTACCCAGTCGATACGAGGGCACCATTGTAAAGGGCAAACCAGCACGTTGGGCGCATCACGATGATCGCCCCTGTCTAGTGCCTCCAGACTGGTCAGGGGGTTATACATCGCTGTACGCATTGCAGCAGCAAGAGCAGTGGGATGAAGGTCAGCTTGAAACAGTTGCAAAGCAGACCGCAAAAATTCAAAAAAAACGATGAAAGCTATTTAAACAATCCCGAGCACAGATGCTCCGATACATCGGGGGTGGAGATCGTGACGACACCCGTAGACACGAAAGAACTTCAGGACAAAGGTTACATCATCGTGCGCGAGTGTGTACCACCACACCAACTTGAGTCGTTACGCACACATTGTGAGCGCATGCTTGAACGGCATAAACGGTGGTGGGCGGACAATCGTAAGCCGGGCGAACCGCCGGGCGGAGAGTGGGAGTCAGGTCCGCAGCCGCGGGTGTTATTTGATCGGGTGGTCGATCGGGAGGCAGTGGAGTCGGTAGAGTTCGTATTTCACGAAAACACCTACGGAATCAGCAAGCAGTTAATGCAGGCGGAGAGGGTAGCACCGCTGCAATTCGGCATGTTCTGCAACCCGCGGGTAGATCACGGTCCGTGGGACTGGCATCGCGATATCCGGTCGTGGCGCGAGGGACCGTTGGAGGGATTGTTCACAGATTCCTTGGCGAATCCTCCGGCATACACGCAGTGGAACATCCCACTGTATGACGATGATGTACTGTGGGCGGTTCCCGGTAGCCACAGGCGTTTCAATACTGAGGCGGAAAACCGGCAGCTATCCAAGAGTGAACACGAGCCGTTGGATAGTGGTATCCCGATCGAGTTGAAAGTAGGTGACGGCGTTGTATATCTTAATACGATTCTACATTGGGGCAGCAACTACAGCACGAAACTGCGTCGGACCCTACAGTATACCTATCGTGCTTTTGGTAACGGTATATATCCGCACGCCCACTCCTTCGTTTGGCAACCGG
Above is a genomic segment from Candidatus Poribacteria bacterium containing:
- a CDS encoding phytanoyl-CoA dioxygenase family protein, whose protein sequence is MTTPVDTKELQDKGYIIVRECVPPHQLESLRTHCERMLERHKRWWADNRKPGEPPGGEWESGPQPRVLFDRVVDREAVESVEFVFHENTYGISKQLMQAERVAPLQFGMFCNPRVDHGPWDWHRDIRSWREGPLEGLFTDSLANPPAYTQWNIPLYDDDVLWAVPGSHRRFNTEAENRQLSKSEHEPLDSGIPIELKVGDGVVYLNTILHWGSNYSTKLRRTLQYTYRAFGNGIYPHAHSFVWQPELIDRLPAHLAVKFEHFLNLEQDELALIERIFRAIIGLDEGGFRQGLAELHPGIEGRMTCLVLLSKRAKNIRHHPREPMSNRFTESEREMLWQRFLSLDSALQTDSPQLVPGFQNKEPTPYIFNEMPAFDIDDFVASWTCSC